In Bradyrhizobium symbiodeficiens, the genomic stretch CCAATCTCGAAGCCTGCCGCGCCAAGGCTTCGCCCCAGGTCAGATCCTGCGTGATGGCGGCGCTGAATGCCGCCAACGGCCGGGCCAATGTGGCTGTCGAGGTTCCCAAGGAGAGCGCGCCCAAGCTCGAGGCGGGCACGGCGCTTCCGAAGGACTTCGTCGCGCCGCCCCGCAGCATCGCGGACATTACCGCCGTCCTCGACGGCGACAGGCCCGACGAGAAGATGATCGCGGAACTGAAGTCCGATGCCGACGCCGTCCCGACGGGCAAAGAGTCGCGCCAGGATCTCGCCCAGCTCTATTTCGATCGCGCCAACGCGCGCGCCCAGCTTGGCCGGCTCGCCGAAGCGATGGCGGACGCAGACAAGGCCGCGGAGGTCGGGCGCGGCGCGGTGGGGCCGAACCTGCTGGGTCGTATCCTGCAGCTTCAGTCCTTGCAGCACGCCCTCGCGGGCGATCCGAAGCGGTCGCTCGAGATCATGCAGAGGCTGCTGCGCGAATCGGCCAGCATGCCCGGCGCCAAGGGATTGCAGTTCAACACCAACCGCGGCATCGCGAGCGTTCTCATCCAGATGGGCGACGTCGCGCAGGCCGAGGGCTATCTGCGCCGCAGCCAGACCGCGATCCAGGAGGCCCGCACCAGCGGTCATCCCAACTGGCGAGCGTCCTATGCCAAGTTCGGCCAGGGCTGGGAAGGCGAGCTGGAGCTCGGGCGAGCCCTGATCTTCGAGGCGCGCGGACAGTTCGCCGACGCCGAGGTCGCCTATCGCAATGCCGAGCTGCGCAAGCGCGCGAGCACGAAGGCGATCCTGGAAGCTGACAATCCGCCCGCCGAAACCATCCTGCTGCAGGCGATCGACGGCATCATCCTGAACCAGGCGCGCATGAAGGCGAAGCAGGGCAGGCTCGCCGAGGCCGAGGTGGATGCGCGCCGCGCGCTGCTCTCGCGCCTGAAGGATACCGGCAAGTACAATTCCGTCACGCCGCGTTTCGTGATGGGACTTGCGGGTATCCTCGTCGACCAGGGCCGCTATGAGGAGGCCGAGAAACTTGGACGTGTCGCCCTTGAGATCGCCAACAAGGTGGGCGTGCCGGAGGATTCGCAAGCGACGGTGCAAGTGTTGTCGCAGCTCGCCGGGATCCTGACGCTTCGGCGTCAGAATGCTGAAGCCGGCGCAATGTTCGCGCGGATCGACAAGGCCGTCACGGGTTGGGATCCTCAGCGCCGTCAGGTGTTCGAGCTCAATCCCTCCCGCATCCTGTCGCTCTATGGCTCCGGTCAGTTGGACGCCGGCATCGCGGCCGCCGAGCAGCTCGTGAAGAAGCAAATCGCGCGCGTCGGCGAGAATCATTTCGACGCCGCATCGGCGCGCGGCACCCTGGCCATGGGCCTGATGCGCGCCGGGCGTGACGCCGAAGCGATCCGCGAATACAAGGCCGCCATCCCGGTCATGATGGCTGGCGCCAACGAGAACGCCGACGACGAGAACACGACTGTCGTCGCCGCACGCAGCCAGCGGCTGCAGGCCATCGTCGAGAGCTATCTGATGCTCCTGGCGAGGGCCGAGGGGACCAATAAGACTGTCGGCGAAGAGACGTTCAGCCTTGCCGACGCCATCCGCGGCCGTTCGGTGCAGCAGGCGTTGGCGGCCTCGAGTGCGCGCGCGGCCGCGAAGGATCCTGCGCTCGCAGAACTCGTGCGCAAGGAGCAGGACCTGACCAAGCAGGTCAACGCCCAGCTCGGTACTCTCAACAACGTGCTCGCCCTTCCGGCGGCGGAGCGCGACGACAAGGGTGTCGCGCAGATCCAGGCCTCGATAGCGGCCCTGCGCGGTCAGCGGGACAAGGCGCGCCAGGAGATCAAGCAGAAGTTTCCGATCTACGCCGATCTCGTTTCGCCGAGGCCGCCCAGCGTCGCCGATATCCGCGCCACGCTGGCCGACGACGAGGCCATGCTGTCGTTCTATTTCGGCCAGAACGCCAGCTTCGTGTGGGCTGTACCGAAATCGGGGCCGGTCGCCTTCGCCGCGGTACCGGCCAAGATCGGCGACATCGAGAGCAAGATCCGCAAGCTGCGTGAAGCGCTTGAGCCGCAGGCTGCGATGATCTCGGATATTCCGCCGTTCGACCTCGCGCTCGGCCATGAACTCTACGAGCTTCTGCTCAAACCCGTCGAGAGCGGATGGAAGCCGGCGAAGAACCTGATCGTCGTGACCAATGGCGCGCTTGGGCTGTTGCCGCTGTCCCTTTTGCCGACCGCAAAGGTGGAGGTGGCTGCCGACGAGGACCCGCTGTTCGTCGGCTATCGCAACGTGCCGTGGTTGGCGCGGACCCATGCCGTGTCGACGGTGCCGTCGGCGGCGGCGCTGCGCACGCTGCGGCAATTGCCGCCGGGCAAGGCCGGTCGCGGCGACCTCGTCGCCTTCGGCGATCCTTATTTCAACAGGGATCAACAGACCGAGGCGGACGGCGCCGGGGAGAAGGTGCAGGTTGCCGATGCCGGCGGCAATGTCACGCGCGGCGGCCCGCTGAAGCGGCGCAACAGTCCCAAGCTCGAGGGCGTCGACAGCGCCGAGCTTGGTCTGCTGCCGCGCCTACCCGACACCGCGGACGAACTGAAATCGATCGCGCTCGCGCTGCAGGCCGATCCCTCGAAGGTGCTGTTCCTTGGGAAGGACGCCACCGAGAGCGCGGTGAAGACCATGAATCTGTCCGGCTTCAGAATTCTGGCCTTTGCCACCCACGGCCTCATTCCGGGTGAGCTGAACGGGCTGACGCAGCCGGCGCTCGCTTTATCCTCGCCGGCCGTGACAGGCGAGGGCGGTGACGGTCTCCTGACCATGGAGGAGATTCTCGGCCTCAAGCTCGATGCGGACTGGGTGATCCTCTCGGCCTGCAACACCGGCGCGGGAGCGGGCGCCGGGGCCGAGGCGGCGTCCGGGCTTGGCCGCGCGTTCTTCTATGCCGGAACGCGTGCGCTGCTGGTGACGAACTGGTCGGTGCATTCGCAGTCGGCGCGGCAATTGGTGACGGACCTGTTCAAGCGGCAGGCGGACGATCCCAAGCTGTCGCGCAGCGAAGCGCTGCGCCAGGCGGCGATGGCGCTCGTCGATGGTCCCGGCTATCTCAACAGCGAAGGCAAGACCGAGTTTGCGTATGCGCATCCGTTGTTCTGGGCGCCTTACACGATCATCGGCGATGGCGGCTTGCGGTGACCAACAGGTGACGGAAGGGGTGAAAAGACGATGACGCGGAATGTCTTGTTGGGCGTTGTGGCGGCAGGTTTATTGCTTTCGGCTCCTGCGCGCGCCACGCAATTGATCACCGAGGAAGAAGCCAAGCTGCCGCCTCCGAAGGGAGCAATCGCAGCCGACCGGCGCGGCATCCTGCGCGGCCCGAAGGTCGAGTTCATCTCGCCCGGCGATTCCATGAGCTCGCCGATGCCGCTGGTGCTGAAGTTCGAATCGTTCGGTGGAGCAAAGATCGACCCGGAATCGGTCAAGATGATCTTCCTCCGCACGCCGAACGTGGACCTCACCCCGAGGGTAAAGCCCTTCGTGAAGCCCGAGGGCATCAACATGCAGGATGCCGAACTGCCGCCGGGCGAATACACGGTGCGGGTCGATATCAAGGACAGCGACGGCCGGGCCGGTACCACCATCTTCACCTTGAAGGTCGGGCCGAAATGAGCTGTCCTTACTGCTGCGCCGGCACTGCGGAGGGCGCAATGGTCTGCCCCTCCTGCGGGCGCGACATCGCCGTTCCCGCCACCCTGCTGGCTGAGCGGGACGATCTCCTGCGCAAGCGCGAGGAATTGCGCGATGAGTTGAGACGGGCCAGAGACGAGGTCGAAGCCATCACAAGGCGAAGGAAGTCGCGCTAGCGATGGAGTGTCCGTTCTGCGCCGAGACCATCAAGGACGAAGCGATCGCGTGCAAGCATTGCTCGCGGGACCTGCGCATCGTGCGCCCGATGCTGATCGAAATCGACGCCATCGTCGCCGACCTGGACAAGCTCAGGCGTGACCTCGACCGCGTCCATGTCCGGCTTGAACGCTACAAGAACCCGCTGCGCTATTACCTGACGCATGCGGTGCTCTACGTTGCGATTCCGTCCGTGCTGCTGGTGATCGCGCATGTGCTGGTGACCATCACCCTCAACGTGTCTCCGATCCCGCTCCGGATCGCGTCGATCGTGATACCGCTTCTGTTCGGCTTCGTGGCCTATCCGCTGCACCGTGTCTCCGCGCTGACGGCCCTTGTGCTGGCTTTCCTGACGGCGACGGTCAGCGTGCTTTCGATGCTGACGGTCACCGGCGTTCACGATCATGTCCCGATCCTGCCGGAAGCCTGGATCGAGTGGCGCGAGGTGTTCGAATACGGCGCCAGCATTCTGCTCGCCTTCGTCTCCGGAAACATCTTGAGCGTGGTGATCTTCCAGGTGCTGCCCCGCGTGTTGACGCAGGGCGGCAAACCGAACGCATTCGCCTTCCGCGTCGCACGCCTCTTGGGGCAGCACGTCGGCGAAGAGCAATTGCGCCGCCGTGCCCGGCTGATCCAGGACCTCATGCAGACGATCGGCCCGCTGGCGGGCGTCGCGGCCACGGGCGTCGGCTCAATCTATGCGGGATTGAAAGGCCTGCTCGGATAGGGAGGACGCAGCGCCTCTCGCCGCCAAGGCGTGAGTTCATGCGCAGCCAGCCTCCGGTGATGGTGCTCATGCGTTTCTCCGATCGACAGTGGGTTCGCCGATCGATAGCGCGCTCGTGATGCGCGGGTTCAACCACGCGGCCGTCTCGAAGTTGCGTCCTACTGTCGCCTGACAGCTGCTGCCATCGAGGCCAGTCTACCGCGCGTCCACCACTTCGCCGTCTTCCTTGACGAACCGGCCGACCGGACGATCCAAGAGACCGATGACGGCTTCGGAGGGCCGGCACAAGCGCGCGCCCATCGCCGTCACCACGATCGGGCGGTTGATCAGGATGGGATGCGCGAGCATCTGGT encodes the following:
- a CDS encoding CHAT domain-containing tetratricopeptide repeat protein, which translates into the protein MLLDALRPFTSRPDVSHRTLLALAILLGTTGSAAALSKEAALENCRMTIGKPIVQACMRAGGGANLEACRAKASPQVRSCVMAALNAANGRANVAVEVPKESAPKLEAGTALPKDFVAPPRSIADITAVLDGDRPDEKMIAELKSDADAVPTGKESRQDLAQLYFDRANARAQLGRLAEAMADADKAAEVGRGAVGPNLLGRILQLQSLQHALAGDPKRSLEIMQRLLRESASMPGAKGLQFNTNRGIASVLIQMGDVAQAEGYLRRSQTAIQEARTSGHPNWRASYAKFGQGWEGELELGRALIFEARGQFADAEVAYRNAELRKRASTKAILEADNPPAETILLQAIDGIILNQARMKAKQGRLAEAEVDARRALLSRLKDTGKYNSVTPRFVMGLAGILVDQGRYEEAEKLGRVALEIANKVGVPEDSQATVQVLSQLAGILTLRRQNAEAGAMFARIDKAVTGWDPQRRQVFELNPSRILSLYGSGQLDAGIAAAEQLVKKQIARVGENHFDAASARGTLAMGLMRAGRDAEAIREYKAAIPVMMAGANENADDENTTVVAARSQRLQAIVESYLMLLARAEGTNKTVGEETFSLADAIRGRSVQQALAASSARAAAKDPALAELVRKEQDLTKQVNAQLGTLNNVLALPAAERDDKGVAQIQASIAALRGQRDKARQEIKQKFPIYADLVSPRPPSVADIRATLADDEAMLSFYFGQNASFVWAVPKSGPVAFAAVPAKIGDIESKIRKLREALEPQAAMISDIPPFDLALGHELYELLLKPVESGWKPAKNLIVVTNGALGLLPLSLLPTAKVEVAADEDPLFVGYRNVPWLARTHAVSTVPSAAALRTLRQLPPGKAGRGDLVAFGDPYFNRDQQTEADGAGEKVQVADAGGNVTRGGPLKRRNSPKLEGVDSAELGLLPRLPDTADELKSIALALQADPSKVLFLGKDATESAVKTMNLSGFRILAFATHGLIPGELNGLTQPALALSSPAVTGEGGDGLLTMEEILGLKLDADWVILSACNTGAGAGAGAEAASGLGRAFFYAGTRALLVTNWSVHSQSARQLVTDLFKRQADDPKLSRSEALRQAAMALVDGPGYLNSEGKTEFAYAHPLFWAPYTIIGDGGLR